Within Buteo buteo chromosome 10, bButBut1.hap1.1, whole genome shotgun sequence, the genomic segment TTACTCTTCTAACCTTTAACAAGAATGAAAATTTTTAACTAAGGAAGTTATAAATTACTCAACCTTCACCTTAAAAATAACAGCTAGCACCAAGAGTCTAGGATAAAGATCTCCTGCGGAGAAAGTGGCCTTTAGCAAAGCTATTTAACCGCTAATGATTTGTTTTATACACATATGAAACAATGTGTTTTGTACAGGAGGTATATGGTTGACTTGAGTGAGGAAGGTGGCATCGAGAGCataataaaaaagacatttggaaATATTTGGCGCAAGTTAGGCTCATActgtgtacaaaaaaaaaaaaaaaaaaaagctatctcCTGCTCCACAACAAAAGGAACCCAAAACACATCCCTTCTATCTGCAGCTACCAGTTAACCAGTACATTACAGAGGATCCTATGAGTATTTCGACAATGTGGGGTGAGAAATCAGTGCgtcaaatatttttccatttcagcaaagcaatttttaagACTCCTCAACTCCACCAAGTACTGTTTTACAACAGACAAACTCACACCATTCCAACTCTTTTCAGTTGTACTTTTACATTATAACCTATAATTTGGgccaaagaggggaaaaaaccaaaagaaaacaaaagcaaacctttCAACTTAAGAACTAGTCATTAGAAGACTGGGTTATCAACTCCCTGCACCTGAACGCCAAGTCCAGATGAGAAACCTTCCATCTGCGCTGTATTAGACTGGTCAGTAGCTGTCACTTGGCTGACAGATAAGCTCTGGATAAAGCACAGCACACACACTTCAGTCACTTCAGAAATGAGTAGTTGCAGGTGTTTTAAAGAAGAGATTTTGAATCCTTTGTTGCCTAGGCTGAAATGCACACATCTgacaaaaaaagtcaatttctaGAAgtggaattttcctttttgaagtcTCCAATTCTGGGTCTCTATGTTTCAGACCGTTTTCCCCAGTACTTCAGTAGCAGGGAAAATTTTGGAAGTGCAATACTAGAATAGCTTCTGCCCACTTTCAGTGTTCGTGCTGACAATTGATTTTGTCTTCAGAATGCTCCAAAACATCGAGCATTTCTTCTATTATAGCCTGTAGTGCCCGACCCAGCTGTTCTGCGGTATATGGTTTTCCCAGAGGAGGCACATGAACAAAAGCTGACCTCCCGCGGCTCTGGTATAAGGAAGTGTAGTAAGTGAAGTCACAGAGGTATCTGAAATACAAGAATAGAGCTTATTTAGCAACAAGTGACAAATACAGTGTGCAAGCTGCAGGACAGGATGAACTGTGTATTCTTATCATTCAGCATTGCAGCAACATCCTGCAATAAAGTGTGGAATACAAGCCAGGTACTGTGAGTCTGTGTAATTGCTTTAATCAAATACAGGACAAAGAAACGTGAAGATCTCTCTTTTTGCCCTGATGATTGGGTGACCACTGAAAAAGAGACAGTACTGCCAGCCCCATGAGAAGTGAAAAGTGTATGAATTGTACAGGCCTCATGAGTTGAGCATGAAGGGAACATTCATTACAGTGTGAGTCTATTTTCCCCATCGATCACTGGCATCCCATACCTGCCGGCATCCTTAGATATAGTGACCGTGACGTCCAGCCCCAGCGCTGAGACTCTCTTGCAAACCGTGTCCATGTCAATAATGGAATCGATGCATTCTGGGCCACCTTCTACGCAACACTGAGAGCCTGGGCAGAAACGGCAGTTGTCTAAGCCTTTGTAACCTACATTATGGCCGCACTTCTCCAGTGTTACAGTCGTAGCCATACCCGAAACACCTACATGAACCACCAActacaagagaaaagaaacaagttagATCAACCAAAATACAAATGGTGGAAAATCAACAGCCCGCTATTCCCAGTTAAAGACTGATGGAGTCGTTACAGGAGTTCTTGCATGAATATCACAGTAACAAGTCATTTTGTCAATGAACTCGTAGGTCCAGTACAGAACCATTCTTCTTGTTTCACCCGCTCCTGACCTAAATTGTAATTTAATCAGGGTAAAAATGAACGTTGGCACGTTCACAGCCGAGCCCACCCCTGGAACAGCCCAGGTGGCACAGACTAACTGCAAGCTGTCTAGACAGCCCTTTGCAGTGGCCTCTTCACACCAACTGCTCCCATTAATTGGAGCAGTCTTTTCTGAGCTATAAAATTCTACAAATTCACATGTTCTCAcgacaaaagaggaaaagatctAGCGAGGGATTACCAGTCTGaacagacattaaaaatagGACTTTACATTATGCTTGTTGCTGTAAGTGTGACAGATTTCAACCACTTGCTGtgtcttttctcctcctccctttagTCACTCACTTGTGGACTGTGCTTTTTCCACAATGCAGGAATGAGTCTTTGCACTGTCTGGTATTCAACTGGGACTTCGTAGACGTGCAGATCCACGTCATCTCGCAGTCCTAGCTTCTCCAACTCCTAAGAACATAaggaaataacaaaaccaagatGGTCAGACACAAGCTCAGCAGAGGGAATAGTTCTGGAAGGTTTAATGGCAGAGTGAGTCTGCTGTGAGGGACTAACATCAGCTTACACTACAGGCTGTATAACCTTGTAAACAgcactgtaaaaaaaccaacaaaataacATAACGGGGAACAACAAAGGCATCTCTCCACCTGCGTTAACAGTCTTCACCCACAGGACCGTTTGTTTTGCTCTGATGTGTGTATAACAAAGAAATCAACATTTAACTGACAATAGTTATCAGCAACACCCACACTCAAAAGAAAGGTTGGCTACATTATTTATAGAGGTATATAGTCATATTCACTTCTTGAAAGAACTAGATATTATGTAGAGAAAGTAGAATTGGGAGTATTATATTCATCGTCTAATTTGTCCTCTCTCAGGACTGCTGGCCTGGAGAGCAAATTCATCTTTGTTTCCAGATAAAGAGCTCCCAGGGTTAGGTGACAGTACTACCAGGCTGTGATTCTGTGTCTATGAGTCTCCACAAATATTAGCAAACACTCCTCATATGAGAAACTGAAGCAACATTGGCACATCCTGCTCAATATATTTGTCTTACTTTTATTTTGGCAGAATCTAGAATAAAAcacagcctatttccaaaaggtaaaactgttttccattgCTACCTTTACCTATACCTAATACACTGTACGTAAATTTTGCAACATGACCTGTTACCACTGTAGTGATTCAACTAACGCAGTAAAGTATTTCTCCCTCTGTAACATTAACTAAAGCCATGCCTTGAAAACATCCCAAATATCCAGGCAATAAACTCAGCCAATTTCctttaaaccttttaaaacataaagTGTCAGTTAAATAACTTGCAAAAACTTCTTTAAAaccagagggaagaggaaagatcttttttttcccctcagtatACCTGACTGGAAAGCACACTGTTTCATCCCAACATTGTTGAGTTCCCTCTACATACAGCCCACATTCCTGGACACTTCTCCCTTGCTCTTCTTTGGCCTCCGTTTCAAAACACTCCAGTCTCACCAGTAAGGCTTCAGTTCGAGGCTTGCTCATTTGGTACTTCAGGCTTTACCAGTCTAGCCCAGAACAGGACTTCATCAGAAGTGAAACCTTTCAGAGCCATCAAACCCGAACTTTCAAGAacccaaggaaaagaaacaccCACATGGTCTGAAGCCTCTGAAAAAGAATGTTCTTAAACAAAATCATCAGCTGAGCTCAAACCTCAGAGCCTTGTGCAAATCCACACCAGGAGGCACTTTTCCAATGGCTGAAGCGACTTCAGCTATCGTGTTTAATGAGTTCCAACACCATCTAACTCGGATCGAGTTTCCCTCTGATGAAGACAACATTTTTTGGCACTCTGAAAACTGTTACAGATGCTTTTCAAGACTGGTAAGTGACTGCACATGCCACAGAGCTGACAGCCTTAGTCAGAGTCCTCCCATAGCTCTGTCTCCTCTGGAAAGAAGCTGCAAGTGCATCTTTCTCTCTGAAGACAGAAGGAGCTGTGCGCTCTTCCATCTCTGTCACCAGGCCTGTGTTTCAGTTAGAAGAACCAACTCCAGCTTTTCACAAGTTAATACACAGCAGAAGCTTGTCATCTGGTGCTGCTCTTCTCTGAGAGATATGTCGGCTGAAAAATGCAAGCTTACTCACGCCAAAAGCTCAAAATGATTCCTTGCACTAACATCAAAGGGGCTGCAtgcacagcaagaaaataacCTGCAACTCTCACATCCACGAACAACTGTAGTTGTTCTCATGGATCTGAGGTAGAAACATCAATGTAAGAAGCCATCAAACTATCAAAggacatttcaaaatattcttgaaTGATTAAGTTATCTCTATTTCAGGTTCGGATTCAGTGATCAGAGCCAAGAGCTGCTCTTTCATGCAATTCTTAGGCTTTATTTTCCTGCACACAGAGATTATACTTGCAAACTTCAGGCTAAGGAGTGCGGATTAGCTATTTCAATGAAGCTTATTCCATTTCAAATCTTGTATTTCCCcaagtttaaaattattccaaATTAAAGACAGCTGATAAGAGAGGAGAAGTGGAGGTTTTTGGACTCCCCCATTACAATCCTACCTCCTCTATATAAACGTGAGCAGTAACTTAgtatcctttttcttctgtagttaTCAGCATGAGTCGTTTCTTTgcggagaagaaaaaaacctttcacaCTTGTACAGACCACAGACAGTGTAACAAGATTTAGGATAACTAAAACATGCAGCAAAGGCAAGAGTAAGACTTTCACGGACCAGCAGATATGAGCAACAACAATGATAAATCACTTGCTCTGGCTCTGAGGGCAAGTCTGATATTAAAGGCTTGCTGTATTGATTAGTGTCTGGCACACACAGACATTCATTACCAGAGATGGATGCTAAGTGATGTTTCATCACATCTTCTTTACACAAATCTGCCTTCAAAACATTAGCTGGTTTATGTGGTGCGTTAATAAAGTAAGTAGTTTACAAATGAGAGTATTCAAATACAAGTCAGTCTCTTTAGGAACATCTCCAGAGCGTTAATTGGTAGGAATTCATCATCACTTCTCTAAAGAGCGTGAAACAGCTCCTAAAGATGAATTTGACCAGGGAAAGTTTTACTGGCTGTGCAGAATGAGTATCTACAGCGAGCAAGAAACCTCAGGCCGTATGAGCCGCACCATCTCAGTGACAGCTACCTTCTCCAAACGCAAGCACTTTAAACCTTAGCCTCACAAATTCACAACTTTCTTTTAACCCAACACAGCGTTCGCGCGCTTCCATTCAATAATAAAGATGTACGCTGGCCCCCAGACAACTTATTACCCACAGCCTTGTATACctgacaaatacagaaaaacgAACATGTTTGACCGATTCCCTGACCCCTCAACAATGGCTGTCTTTGTGAGCCTTTAATATCCTTATCAGGTCTGTCTAGACACCCTGACAGCAATTGTCCTTAGTAATGTCAAAACGCACTCTgacctctctcctcctcctccggctcAGCCAGAAGCACTTCGGGGGGATGAAGGCAGGAGCCCATTAGCTTCACAGTCCACGGGGCACACCTGTGTCTACACCCAAGtcacaccggggaggccagaAAAGGCACTGAACTGAAAGCCCATTTCAGTAACTTCTTCTTGAAAGGAAGGTCCCTCCCCAGcaaaaactgcagctgaaaaaggtcctcaaaggaaatattaaaatgatgaaaacacagaacagcAAAGCCACATtaacacagaatatttttaccgtaagccttaaaaaagaaagaagttattCTTCACTCTGAATTTATAGGAAATCTCTCCCCCATGTGTGAAAATCTCCAAACATTTCATCTTCATATTATTGGATTGCGACGGCCACTATTTAAGGCACCCACGTGTAAAAATCGTTTagctttcaaaaccaaacagctaTACTATAAACTCACGGCAGTCAGAGGGAAAAGACACACCGTATCCGTGTTCTATATAAGAAgccaaataaaaccaaaaagaggactggaaagaaaagcagagaattttATCCTCAGGATGCAGGATAATAAAAGATGTAATAAACCAGAACTAGCTTAGCCCTAAAGCTAGGAAGGATTTACAAAGATTgtttaattgatttttcttctattaaaatGCAGATCACACCGTCTGGGATTCAGAAACTCAGACACGCCTTTGTGTCCACTCAGCTCCATGAAGTCCCCTGTCTGAAACTTGCACAATGCCCAACTCGCATGTGCTCAAAGACATGCTGTTCCTTTTTGTCTGGGCCTCTCGGGGCTGAAACAGGGTAAGGAAAGGCAAATCCTCCCCGCTGCCTGAAAGTTTATGTTTTTAGTTAGAAGCTAGCACGAGCTATTAAACAGGACTCGGAAGAAGACAGGCTCCAATGCAGCAGATCGCACACCACCAACTCTAGTTTTATACTCTCAAAATACCCTGAAGCccataaaatgaatttaaaatgcacGCGATTACTTCATCTATCAGCCACACAGCTGAGCAGCCATCAGTGCCTCGAGCTGCCGGGCTGAAGGAATGACACGCCATTTCTCTTCATAGGAATTATACattaggtttggttttgtaagCAACATCAGAACACCCACCACTCTTCCTGTTCCAGAAGCACAATACCCTTTTGTCTATCTCCTCTAGAATAAAAGTAGCTTGTTTACAATAACTGACATTACATGAGTAAGAACAAACCAAATCAATTAGCCCCACTACTAAATTTCAGCAACgtgcaatttttttgttcacATACACGGCTtgcatttttccccaaacttAAACCGAGCAAACCCTAACTCAAATATATTCATTTCCAAAAGGCTCTTGGAGGCAAAGGTTTCATATTCTCATACCAGCCAACACATTAGACATCTGGACATTAGTTGACTGTAATTGATTAGAGTttgtgatttaatttaaaagcattctAAGGAAGATATTAATCTCAGAGCTCTGAAGGCAAGAGAGATGTgttggagagaaaaatagatttaattCCCTGGGCAACTGTACTAAAAGGTACCCTTGAATTCCCAGTAGCTTTGTCATAAACCACATCCAGAAGTGACAAATAAGGAAGAAGCGGGATAATGTGGCAGCACTGTCCCTAGCTAACATTTCTACAGCAAGCAACCTTAACTCCTCAGTTTAGCTAGGCATCTAGCAAGAGTTTGATTTCTTCTCATCTGTGAATGTATCGGTGTTACACAGACGAACATGCTTATGCAGATATGCAGCTACAAGTGGCATAAACTTGATTTGTTCAAGCGCATACGATCTGCTTGAGCAATGATCCTCCACCAGCACTCCTGTCTCCAGCAAGGTCCAACTCTGTCAGTCAAGCAtcccttgctgctctttcttaGCAGAGAGAAGGCTGGCTCCGGAGCAACAAA encodes:
- the PGPEP1 gene encoding pyroglutamyl-peptidase 1 isoform X2; the encoded protein is MATTVTLEKCGHNVGYKGLDNCRFCPGSQCCVEGGPECIDSIIDMDTVCKRVSALGLDVTVTISKDAGRYLCDFTYYTSLYQSRGRSAFVHVPPLGKPYTAEQLGRALQAIIEEMLDVLEHSEDKINCQHEH
- the PGPEP1 gene encoding pyroglutamyl-peptidase 1 isoform X1 is translated as MEKPRRAVVVTGFGPFGEHAVNASWIAVQELEKLGLRDDVDLHVYEVPVEYQTVQRLIPALWKKHSPQLVVHVGVSGMATTVTLEKCGHNVGYKGLDNCRFCPGSQCCVEGGPECIDSIIDMDTVCKRVSALGLDVTVTISKDAGRYLCDFTYYTSLYQSRGRSAFVHVPPLGKPYTAEQLGRALQAIIEEMLDVLEHSEDKINCQHEH